The following proteins are encoded in a genomic region of Sorangiineae bacterium MSr12523:
- a CDS encoding tryptophan 7-halogenase — protein MSHPTEQRRRVLIVGGGPAGSTAAALLARNGFDVVLLEREHFPRYHIGESLLASCLSILRLSGAFDKVAAAGFQIKRGSLIQWENDEWLLDWRKLVAPDAWSWQVDRATYDDILLRNAAEQGATIVEGATVRRVIFDGDRPTAVEWIRDDDKDAVRMTTFDFLIDASGRAGVLAKRHFDMRTPHELFQNVGIWGYWTGSRLLPHSPEGAINIVSTADGWYWIIPLAGDRRSVGFVAHKRRFIENRARYGSLEDYYLDLMKGHDGVRALLEGARFEGQVRVEQDYSYVSERFCGPGYALIGDAACFLDPLLSTGVHLAQYSAMVGSAAIATLLRGEMPEQEALAFFDYTYRRAYSRMLVLVARMYREYMGADDYFGRSEQLVHAEGRGERPVQAFTQIITGLTDVREASGTSSRVTTEAIVEAAHGAKDETAKSSLSYLCGIDMSPVWDIWRDPLGPDTAMGNIRITAEPRLGLYRETAP, from the coding sequence CCGCGGCGCTTCTAGCTCGAAATGGATTCGATGTCGTGCTGTTGGAGCGAGAGCATTTCCCGCGGTATCATATTGGCGAGTCGCTGCTCGCTTCCTGTCTTTCGATATTGCGGCTCTCGGGCGCGTTCGACAAGGTTGCGGCGGCAGGGTTTCAAATCAAGCGCGGCTCGCTCATCCAATGGGAAAACGACGAATGGCTCCTGGACTGGCGCAAGCTGGTCGCCCCCGACGCGTGGTCCTGGCAGGTCGATCGGGCGACGTACGACGATATTCTGCTGCGAAACGCGGCGGAGCAGGGCGCCACCATCGTCGAAGGAGCCACGGTTCGCAGGGTGATCTTCGACGGAGATCGCCCGACGGCGGTCGAATGGATTCGGGACGATGACAAGGACGCCGTCCGGATGACGACATTCGACTTCCTCATCGATGCATCCGGTCGTGCAGGCGTGCTCGCCAAGCGGCACTTCGATATGCGCACCCCGCACGAGCTCTTTCAGAATGTGGGCATTTGGGGCTACTGGACGGGCAGCCGCCTTCTGCCGCACAGCCCCGAGGGCGCAATCAACATCGTTTCCACCGCCGATGGTTGGTATTGGATCATTCCCCTGGCCGGGGATCGGCGGAGTGTAGGCTTCGTGGCGCACAAGCGGCGCTTCATCGAGAATCGAGCACGCTACGGCTCGCTCGAGGACTACTACCTCGATTTGATGAAGGGGCACGACGGCGTGCGGGCCCTGCTCGAGGGTGCCCGTTTCGAGGGGCAGGTGCGCGTCGAGCAGGACTATTCCTATGTCTCGGAGCGGTTTTGCGGCCCCGGCTACGCGCTCATCGGGGACGCGGCATGCTTTCTCGACCCGCTGCTTTCGACGGGCGTTCATCTCGCGCAGTACAGCGCCATGGTGGGGTCCGCGGCGATTGCCACCTTACTGCGCGGCGAAATGCCCGAGCAGGAAGCGCTGGCCTTCTTCGATTACACGTACCGGCGCGCGTACTCGCGCATGCTGGTCCTGGTGGCGCGGATGTATCGCGAGTACATGGGTGCCGACGACTATTTTGGTCGGTCCGAACAACTCGTCCACGCCGAAGGCCGCGGAGAACGCCCCGTGCAGGCTTTCACCCAGATCATCACCGGTCTCACGGACGTCCGAGAGGCGTCCGGCACGTCGAGCCGGGTCACCACGGAGGCCATCGTCGAGGCCGCGCATGGCGCTAAGGATGAAACCGCGAAATCCTCCTTGTCGTACCTGTGTGGAATCGACATGTCACCGGTCTGGGACATCTGGCGTGATCCACTCGGGCCCGACACCGCCATGGGCAATATCCGCATCACCGCCGAACCACGATTGGGGCTTTATCGGGAGACAGCACCATGA
- a CDS encoding acetylserotonin O-methyltransferase codes for MSDFAAVPSVNPRALMELSSGFFAAKTLAAAVELNLFGLLSERGGLTIEELANERDIHPRPAEMLLSGCASLGLLVTDGQRFVNSPLAAEYLVPGGRYYFGDYITMLDQRVYPGWMKLSEGLRRNAPTTWDPRERPSLFDPRDPDMMRTFWRGMHSMSVFTARALGDAYDFTRVRRLLDIGGGGAAYTIELCRAYPHLTATVYDLPFVCEQTKVRIAEAGLGHRIACVGGDFFADDELPGEHDAALLSSVMHDWSEAEDLTILRKARAALPAGGAILISELLMDDDRSGPAPAAMFNLLMLVETQRGRNYTGAQYERWLREVGCHEVVRIPVKGISANAVVVGTVR; via the coding sequence ATGAGCGATTTCGCGGCCGTGCCATCGGTCAATCCGCGGGCGCTCATGGAGTTGAGCTCCGGTTTCTTCGCGGCCAAAACACTCGCCGCGGCGGTGGAGCTCAATCTGTTCGGCTTGCTGTCCGAACGCGGTGGTTTGACCATCGAGGAGCTCGCGAACGAGCGGGATATCCATCCGCGCCCGGCCGAGATGTTGCTGAGCGGTTGCGCGAGCCTGGGGCTTCTCGTCACGGACGGGCAGCGCTTCGTGAACTCGCCGCTCGCCGCGGAATACCTCGTGCCGGGCGGCCGATACTATTTCGGCGACTACATCACCATGCTCGATCAACGGGTTTATCCCGGATGGATGAAGCTCTCGGAAGGATTGCGGCGCAATGCGCCCACCACGTGGGATCCCCGCGAGCGACCCTCGCTCTTCGATCCCCGTGATCCGGATATGATGCGGACCTTCTGGCGAGGCATGCATTCGATGTCCGTGTTCACGGCACGGGCGCTCGGCGATGCTTACGACTTCACCCGTGTGCGGCGGCTGCTCGATATCGGGGGAGGCGGCGCGGCCTACACCATCGAGTTGTGCCGCGCTTACCCGCACCTCACCGCGACCGTGTACGATTTGCCGTTCGTGTGCGAGCAGACCAAGGTGCGGATCGCCGAGGCGGGTCTCGGCCATCGGATCGCGTGCGTGGGGGGAGATTTCTTCGCCGACGACGAACTGCCCGGCGAGCACGACGCGGCCTTGTTGTCATCGGTCATGCACGATTGGAGCGAGGCCGAGGATCTCACCATCCTGCGCAAAGCGCGTGCGGCATTGCCTGCCGGCGGCGCCATCCTGATCAGCGAGCTGCTGATGGACGACGACCGCTCCGGTCCCGCCCCGGCGGCCATGTTCAACCTGCTGATGCTGGTCGAAACGCAACGCGGTCGCAACTACACGGGCGCCCAGTACGAGCGTTGGTTGCGCGAAGTCGGTTGCCATGAGGTGGTTCGCATCCCCGTCAAGGGCATCAGCGCCAATGCCGTGGTCGTCGGTACGGTGCGCTAG